Proteins from a single region of Salvelinus sp. IW2-2015 linkage group LG4p, ASM291031v2, whole genome shotgun sequence:
- the LOC111960564 gene encoding layilin isoform X2, whose translation MDFIKLLGIVLAVFCQPGFTQFELNGQRICRRGTERPCYRINYFQDPRRRVTFNDASQACRTDGGEILSIETDNEQHLVERFIQQLQATDGDFWIGLNRSPRHRMTTIGCPSQYYWLDGSKARFRNWHWDEPSCGNEMCVVLYHQPSALPDEGGRFMFQWNDENCNTKNNFVCKYSEEKLPVFTVVWNSIYTVAPIISLMPNLPSATVSDEKTKIGLSESSVTLSDNAIYVSYILFATIPVLLLLLVATGVFCYKRAAKSRKSQTDSYPKQEQWGTMSTAACNIQGPYAYQDITKLQPADLESMAPKSIKKMSFCASSLHTQCDDYENVSNKETVTESGFVTNGIYEACQDQGRHYLKETGWVENEIYE comes from the exons ATGGATTTTATTAAACTGCTCGGTATTGTTCTCGCCGTTTTCTGCCAACCAGGATTCACCCAATTTGAACTCAATG GCCAGAGGATCTGCCGACGTGGCACAGAGCGACCCTGCTACAGGATCAACTACTTCCAGGACCCACGGCGGAGGGTGACCTTCAATGATGCCAGCCAGGCCTGCAGAACGGATGGGGGGGAGATCCTCAGTATCGAGACTGACAATGAGCAGCACCTGGTCGAGAGGTTCATCCAGCAGTTGCAGGCCACTGATGGGGACTTCTGGATCGGGCTGAACAGAAGCCCACGCCACCGGATGACTACCATAGGCTGCCCTTCGCAGTACTACTGGCTGGATGGCAGCAAGGCCAGATTCAG AAACTGGCATTGGGACGAGCCATCGTGTGGCAACGAGATGTGTGTGGTGCTGTACCACCAGCCCTCTGCCCTCCCTGACGAAGGTGGGCGCTTCATGTTCCAGTGGAACGATGAAAACTGCAACACCAAGAACAATTTCGTCTGCAAGTATTCTGAAG AAAAGTTGCCAGTGTTTACTGTGGTGTGGAATTCAATATACACAG TTGCCCCAATTATATCTCTAATGCCAAACCTCCCGTCAGCTACAGTGAgtgatgagaaaacaaaaataggaCTGTCTGAATCATCAG TAACTCTTTCAGATAATGCCATATATGTCTCCTACATTCTATTTGCCACTATCCCtgttctactgctgctgcttgtgGCTACAGGAGTCTTCTGCTATAAACGGGCGGCCAAAAG CAGAAAGTCTCAAACAGACAGCTACCCTAAGCAAGAGCAATGGGGTACAATGTCCACAGCGGCCTGCAACATCCAAGGACCCTATGCCTACCAGGACATCACCAAGCTTCAACCAGCCGATCTGGAGAGCATGGCACCTAAATCAATCAAGAAGATGTCCTTCTGTGCCTCCTCTCTTCATACCCAGTGTGATGATTACGAGAATGTTTCAAACaaggagacagtgacagagagtggCTTTGTGACCAATGGCATCTATGAGGCCTGCCAAGACCAGGGTCGGCACTATCTCAAAGAGACTGGATGGGTGGAGAATGAGATCTATGAATAA
- the LOC111960564 gene encoding layilin isoform X1, with the protein MDFIKLLGIVLAVFCQPGFTQFELNGQRICRRGTERPCYRINYFQDPRRRVTFNDASQACRTDGGEILSIETDNEQHLVERFIQQLQATDGDFWIGLNRSPRHRMTTIGCPSQYYWLDGSKARFRNWHWDEPSCGNEMCVVLYHQPSALPDEGGRFMFQWNDENCNTKNNFVCKYSEEKLPVFTVVWNSIYTVAPIISLMPNLPSATVSDEKTKIGLSESSVTLSDNAIYVSYILFATIPVLLLLLVATGVFCYKRAAKRKSQTDSYPKQEQWGTMSTAACNIQGPYAYQDITKLQPADLESMAPKSIKKMSFCASSLHTQCDDYENVSNKETVTESGFVTNGIYEACQDQGRHYLKETGWVENEIYE; encoded by the exons ATGGATTTTATTAAACTGCTCGGTATTGTTCTCGCCGTTTTCTGCCAACCAGGATTCACCCAATTTGAACTCAATG GCCAGAGGATCTGCCGACGTGGCACAGAGCGACCCTGCTACAGGATCAACTACTTCCAGGACCCACGGCGGAGGGTGACCTTCAATGATGCCAGCCAGGCCTGCAGAACGGATGGGGGGGAGATCCTCAGTATCGAGACTGACAATGAGCAGCACCTGGTCGAGAGGTTCATCCAGCAGTTGCAGGCCACTGATGGGGACTTCTGGATCGGGCTGAACAGAAGCCCACGCCACCGGATGACTACCATAGGCTGCCCTTCGCAGTACTACTGGCTGGATGGCAGCAAGGCCAGATTCAG AAACTGGCATTGGGACGAGCCATCGTGTGGCAACGAGATGTGTGTGGTGCTGTACCACCAGCCCTCTGCCCTCCCTGACGAAGGTGGGCGCTTCATGTTCCAGTGGAACGATGAAAACTGCAACACCAAGAACAATTTCGTCTGCAAGTATTCTGAAG AAAAGTTGCCAGTGTTTACTGTGGTGTGGAATTCAATATACACAG TTGCCCCAATTATATCTCTAATGCCAAACCTCCCGTCAGCTACAGTGAgtgatgagaaaacaaaaataggaCTGTCTGAATCATCAG TAACTCTTTCAGATAATGCCATATATGTCTCCTACATTCTATTTGCCACTATCCCtgttctactgctgctgcttgtgGCTACAGGAGTCTTCTGCTATAAACGGGCGGCCAAAAG AAAGTCTCAAACAGACAGCTACCCTAAGCAAGAGCAATGGGGTACAATGTCCACAGCGGCCTGCAACATCCAAGGACCCTATGCCTACCAGGACATCACCAAGCTTCAACCAGCCGATCTGGAGAGCATGGCACCTAAATCAATCAAGAAGATGTCCTTCTGTGCCTCCTCTCTTCATACCCAGTGTGATGATTACGAGAATGTTTCAAACaaggagacagtgacagagagtggCTTTGTGACCAATGGCATCTATGAGGCCTGCCAAGACCAGGGTCGGCACTATCTCAAAGAGACTGGATGGGTGGAGAATGAGATCTATGAATAA